The DNA region GAAACGTGCGGAGGAGAGGTGGAAACACTGCGTCCTCCGGCGCATTCGCCAGGTGCCAGACGATCTCGCTCGTTTTCGCGTACGGCCACGCCTGGCCGATCCGCGCGACGACGGACGCAACGACCTCCGGGTCCGAATCACGGCGTGCGAGCAAGAGCGCCGCCGCCGGAGAGACCACGGCTTCGGAGCGCGCGAGCTCGCCGAGTGTCTCCGACGAGAGCCCGCCGTCTCGGACCCACGTAGCGTTCAGCAAGATCTCGGCGATGTGGCGTTCGGTCTCGACGAAGAGGCGACGCTCGACCTCGTGACACGCCTCACGCGCTCGCGCGGGGTACGCGCCGACGAGCCTCGCCGCAAACTCGCGCACTCCCGGAGAGGGATCGCTCAGCCGACGAACGTATGACGCGTATCCACGTTCGACGGCGGTCGCGCACCGTTTGGTGAGCTCGTCGTCGACCTTTCCCGAGCGCCATCCGATGCCGTGCGCGATCACGCTCAACATCGAGAGCACCGACACGGCGTTGTCTCCTTCGAGGTGGTCCACGTCGTCCACCAGGAACGACGCGACGTCGGGTGCGGCGCTCGTGAGGCACGTTCCCTGCGTCGACCCCAGCTCCGCGATCGCCATGTAGAGCAGGTCGCCCGGGTCGGTCGTGGGTCCGTCGAAGCGCGATGTCGGCGTCCATCCTCCTCGCATCTTCCGGAGGAGGATGGGAAGGTCGTCGGGCGATCCCTCGAGGACCTCGAGGGTCGACCACGGAACGGCGTCGAGCGCGTCGGCCATGGCTCAGGGTAACGCGTCCACCGGTCGTGCCCTCCCCCCCACGCATCGAAGACTGGTGCGAACGATGAGGGCGCACCGCGGGCGCGACGCCGCGGCCCGCGGGGACGACTCGAGCGCCGTGGGCGGAAGCCGTGACTTCCAAGTGCGAGTTTTGACAGCCGTTCGAGCCGAGCCGCGCCGATCTTCACGACCGCCGACGAGGATGGCACGTGCGAGTCTGCCGCCTCGCTCTATCGACGGGCCAGCGATATCTGTGCGGACGTGCCCGAGTCGGATGTGACGGCACTCCGGTCGAGAGCGTTGCTCGGGCTCGCCCGGTGCGACGTTCACAGGGGCTTCGGCGCCCGCGCGGCGGAGCGATACCGGTAGGCCCTTCAGTTGTTCGGAAAGATGGGACGCAACCCTCCGCCGCCCGAGCTGTTCGAGCAGGTTCGTGCCGAGCTTCGCGACGCCGAAGAGGGGACATGAAGATCTGACGCTCAAGGTGGGGCGTCGACCAGTTCTCGCGCTCGGCCTCGATCTCGTAGAAGGCGCGGGCCGCAGGGTCGCTCACTGCGAGCAGCGCACGGTAGTGGGTCCACGACAGGCGGGATCGCGACCATGGTGGGATCGCGCTCGACCTCAAGGACGCTCCAATCGCCGAGATCGAAGACGAAGTCGTCCCACGGCTCCACGTGTTCGCCGCCCGGGCCGACGAAGACGCGACGAATGGGCCGCGGCTCCCAGAACATTCCATCCTTGTCTTCGCGGGGCAGGTACACGCGTGCGCGGCTCGGCGGTACGCCAACACGAACGAGGCAGTGCCGAGCCGCGACGAGGTACGCGTTTCGCTCGTCCAAATGGACCACCGTTGCGGCGCACCGCGGCCCGAAGTCGAACCCGACCATCGCGAGCGCGCCGGATGGGACTGTCGTCGCGGTGGTCGGTGTCGCGAGGTACTCGGCGCAGCCCGCTGAGGGCGGCACGCCCCGTCCTGGGGTCCTTCTTGCGACCGCTCGCAACGAACAGAAGAGAAACCCAGGTCGGGGAGCCAACGAGGAGACGTGCCGACGACGGCTGCATTCGCGGCCTCTTCGCGGTACACAAGCGCCTGATCTTCATCGAGGCATGCGGGCCGGCGCCCGTAGCCGAGGCAGTCTCATTCGAACCTTCCTGACAGGCGCTGGCGGATACGTTGGCCTCCACATCTTGCGCGACCTGCTCGAGGCCGGGCACGAGGTCACTGCGGTGGTGCGGTCGCCAGGCAAGCTAGGGCCATTCGCAGAGCATCGTCGGCTGAGCATCGCCCTGACGGACCTCGAAGACGGCGCGCGCGTTGCCGACGCGCTGCCGGGGCACGATGCGTGCGTGCATGCGGCGCTGCTCTGGGGTGATCCCCGCGCGGAGCTCGACGTGCGAGACGTCGCCGTCGCAGCGAGGCTATTCGACGCGGCGGGAAGCGTCGGCGTGAAGAGGTGCATCTACATCTCGTCGGCGGCCGTGCACCGCCCGTTCTCGAGCGAGATGTGCGAGGAGAGCTGCCTAGGCGCCAGCGATCTCTACGGCGCCACGAAGGCAGCGGGAGAGCTGTTCCTCCGCGCCGCGTGCGCCGTCCACCCGATGACAGGTGTCGTGGTTCGTCCCGGCCCCGTTGTCGGTCCGCCAGCGTTCGCTGATGGCTCCTTTCGGAGCCCTGATCGCATCGCGGAGATGGTGGCTGCTGCCGTGGAGGGCCGTCCCATCGAGGCAAGGCGAGACGACGGGCGTCAATTCTCGGATGTGTCCACCGTCGCGAACGTGGTCCGCCTCCTCACCGCGGCGCCGAATCCCCTTCCCGCTTACCTATGCGTCGATCGGGACATCATCACGTGGGAACGTGTTGCGCAGCTGGTGGTGGAGTGCCTGAGCTCGACGAGCGAGGTGCACGTCGTTACGCAAGACGCGGAACGTGCGATCCCCCGCTTCCGAACCGAACGGCTCGAGCGGCTCACCGGCGGGCCGGCCCACGCGGAACGAGCCCTGGTGGCGCACATTCGCCATCTCGCCCGCACGTTAGTGGCAAGCGGCGCAGGACTACCGGCTCCTGCGTGACGCCACCATCAACGACGTCTAGCGGACGGCCTAGGCGCTCACCCCTGAGCGCGGGTACGGCAATCCGCTCTTCGTCCGGCTCGTGGCCAGCCGGAGGCTAAACCTGGGGCGGAAGGCGTGCGGTCACCCTTCGGCGAAGACCTCGGCGACGGTCGCCACCGTTGCAGGCTCGCGAAGCCAGCGCGTGAGCGTCGCGTCGTCGGTGTTCCGCAGGCACGTCAGTTCGGCGCTCGTTCCGCCGAAGCGAGGCCTTCAGCCGAGGGAGCCCGCGCAGGCCTTCTTGCGGATCTCGTTGGTCAGGCATTTCTTGGTGTCGGAGTCGCAGCGGGTCTCGCACGCCGCCGTCGCAGCGGGATCGCAAGAAGCGCCCGCCTTCAGCCTGGCCGTGCATTTCTTGGTCGCGGAGTCGCAATAGGCGCTCGAGCCACATTCGAGGCCCGACCCGATGCAGGCGTCGCCGAGTGCTTTGACCACGAGCTTCTTGCACGCTTTGGTCTCGGGGTCGCACTGGAGCGTGGGGTCGACGCCGCACGATGCGTACGTGGTGTCGGCCTTCGGCACCACGCCGGTGGTGATGCACGAGTCGCCCTCGGTCGGGGCCTTGAGCGCGATGCAGACGCCTTCGTCGCTTGGGCTGGTGCCCTGGCGGAAACACGTGGACCGATACGCGCCCAGCCCGCAATCGCTCGACGACTTGCAGGACTGGCCGGGGGTGTTGTTGCCTCGGAGGAGGCCCTCGCAATCCGGATCGTCATCCTCGTCGAACGCGGACTTGCTGGGCGCGCACGTGCTGAGGGCGGCCGCCATCTTGGCGATGCAGTTGCCCGCCTTCTGCGCGTCGTAGACGTACTCGGGGTGCTCGGTGCGCTCCTTGTCGAGCTCTGCCTGGACGGCCGCGGCGCCTTGCTCACACGTCTTGAAGTCATCGGCGAAGCCATTCTGGGCACAACAAGGTTGGATGGCCGCGCAGAGCTTCTGGACGTAGGCCTTGCCGATCTGGTCGGCGGGGACGGGCGAACCGGTGGCGGTAACACCACCGCCACCGCCAGAGCCGGAGCCGCCGCTACAGGCAATGAGGACCAGGGAAAGGGCAGCGCCAGCGACGCCAACGACACGAACTCGGTTCAGGGGCATGGGGCGCGCCTTACGCAACCTGCGTGCCCGCCACAAGGCCCCCCGCCGACCGCTGAAGGTGCGAGAACTTTGAGAGGAACGACGCGAGGGGTCATCACGCGTTCACAGTGCGTGCGCCCTGGGCGACAGGGACTTTTCACGTCGTGCGCAAACCGGCTGGCCGCGGAAGACGGCGAGCTCGTTCTCGCTCTCGCTCTCGATCGCGGGGCTTCGACGTCTCTCATCACGCCGGCGCCTGCGTCGAGGGCCGTTGGGAGGCATAAAAACGATCGCGTTTCTTTACTGAGATCAGTTCGCCTCGCGCCGGGCAAGTCCACACCGCAACGGCCGTCTGTGCCCGAAGCTCCGAAAGGTCTCGATGAACAAGCTCGTTCTCTTGCTCGCCTCGCTCCTCGCCTGCGCCTCCGTCGCCTGCGGCGCCACGCCGCCCGAGTCGTCTGTCTCCGACGACGAAGTCACCGTCGACGTCGAGTCCAACCTCGACACGCAAGCCGTGTGCACCAACCGGTACGAAGGCACTTGCGGCCGCGAGTACACGAGCTTGACGACGTGCCGGAGCCAGTGCGGCACGTGCTGGTACATCGGCCGGTGCTGCGGCAACGGGTGCTCCTGGAAGTGATTGACCGGCGGGGCGCGGCCGCAAGCAGCGCGCGACCCGCCAATCAAGAGTCCCGCGTCCCCGACGGACCGCGACGCACGCCTGCGGAGCGCGTTCTTCTCATGAAACAGGCCCCCCTCGAACACCCGTGCATCAGAAGAGACCTATGAAACTCATCGCTCCGCGTTCGTTGTCGTTCGTTGCCGTCATGGTCCTTGGGCTCTTCGCGTGCAGCGAAGACGCCACCGGCGAGAACACCACCCCGCAAGTCGAGTCCCCGCCGACGCCGCCGACGCCGCCGACGCCCAACACGCCGGTCGTCGACGCGTCGACGCCGTCGGCGTATCCGGACATCGATGCGCTTCAGGCACCGCGCGACATCATCAAGGCCGTCTTCGCCGAGCACATCCGCCACTCACCTTCGTGGGCAGCCAGCGCAGGTGTTCGCGACGTTCGACGCCGTGCTCGACGACCTCTCTCCGGCGGAGTTCACCAAGTACTACGGCCGCTGCGCCGCCCTCGACGTCAAGCTCAAGACGATAGATGTCACCAAGCTCACACTCGTTGAGAAGATCGAGCATGACAAAGCCTTGAGCTCCCTGTTCGACGCGCTTGCTCGACGTGATGCGACCACTGAGCTTTGGGAGCAGTCCAACCTCGTGGACGTCGTCGACAACTTGTCCTTGACGCCCCAGGTCCAGACGATTCGCGCCAAAGCCGACATCGACGCGCTCATTGCGAAGTACAAGGAAATCCCCCGGTACTTGCAGCAGAGGACGGACAACCTCGTGGCCGGCGCAGCCAAAGGGCTCGTGGCCTCCAAGCCCATCGTCGAGGCGTCCATCGCCAACCTCAAGACCTACTACGGGGTTGTGGCCGACAATCCCTTCGCGGCGTTGGTGTTCGAGGACTCGGTGTCGCAGACCGACCAAGACGCATGGCAGCCGCTCGTCAACACCATCGTCGAGACGGTCGTCGTCCCGGCCATCCTCAAGCACGCGGCCGAGCTCGAGACCAAGATCCTTCCGAGCGCGCGCACCACCTTCGGGTACGGCGCCATGGGCACTGTTGGCAAGACGTTCTACGCGAGCCAGGTCAAGGTCCACACCGGGTCGACGCTCTCGGTCGACGACATCCACGCGCTCGGGCTTCAACGCGTGTCCGAGCTCGACACCGCGATGCGCACGAACCTGACCGCGTTGTCGATCACCGACACGAAGCTCAGCGACGCGCTCGCGAAGATCCAGACGCAGCCCGAGTGGACGCCAGCGACCCCGGCGGCCGCGAAGACCCACGTGGACGGCGTCGTGGCGTCGCTGTTGAAGTCCGAGTGGGTGGACGACGTCTGGGGGCTGGGGACGACCGTTGCCGCGCCCTCGGTGGACTACGTCGACGATCGCGCCGGGTCCGCCTACTACGTGATCGGAAGCGACACTTTCACGATCTTCACGAAGGACAAGCCGGCCTTCGAGCACGACGCGGTCGTGACGCACGAGTTCACGCACTACCTGCAAGACGTTGCGGCCAAGGGCCTGCAGGCCAATGCGATCTCGCCGTATGGGTCGCTCTTTGGCTCCACGTCCGTGGTCGAGGGCGCAGCCCTCTACGCGGAAATGATTCGGCTCGAACAGCCAAACGCTTACAAGCAGGGAACCGTCCGGGGTACGGCCCTCGCGCGCCTAGGGGCCCAAGGAAACCTCATGCTTCGGGCCGTGCGGCTGGTGGTCGACACCGGGATCCACGCGAAGGACTGGACGCGTGACCAAGCGATTCAATACATGAAAGATCGCCTCACGATGGCCGACGACGAGATCGAGTTCGAGGTCGACCGCTACGCGTCCTTTGCAGGGCAGGCGCTTGCGTACCGCGTTGGAGCCGAAGGGATCCGCAAGGCCAAAGAGGACACCAAGGCCCGGCTTGGCGCGGCCTTCTCCGAGAAGGCCTTCAACAAGACGATGCTCGAATTGTCGGGAGCTTCGCTCGCGCTCGTCGACGAGGTTGCCAAGTCGATGAAGTGAGGGCTTACGGGGTGCCTATGGGCCAGCACCTCCGCGCGAGCTGCCACCAGGCAGCTCGTGCGCTCCTGAGCCCGCGACCTCGACCCGCTATCGAACGACGCGCCGACCAGGACACGGCGGCAACGGAAGCCCTACTTGGGCCCCACGCTTCGCGGGGGGTGACGCCTGTGCCGGGGCCTGTTACGCAGCGGGGATGAAGATCCGTCTTGGGGGTGGGGTCGTGATCAGCTTGGCCGCGCTCCTCGCGGCCGTGGCCTGTGGCGACGACGAGGACCCGTCCGTAACACCGGCGACGGTGGACGCATCCTTCGACGCGGCTCGACTCGACGCGGGAACGGATGGCACGTCGACGAGCGACACGGGCGTCGCCGAGGCGTCGGCGATCGATGCCGCCGCCGATGCGACCGCGCCCAAGGACGCCGCTGTAGAGTCGAGCTCCGACGCGGGCCCCGACGCGGCGCTCGAAGCGAGCACCGATGCGAGCGCCGATGCGCCGTCCACAGACGCAGCCGACGCAGCCGACGCGGGCCCCGCCCCCGCGCTTTTTGCGACGCACGACGGAATGCTCGTGCGCTTCAACCTGGCGACGGCGGCGCAGGCGATCGTGGGCTCCATCTCGCCGGAGCCGTATCGCCTTGCCTTCAACGGGACCACCATGTTCGGCCTCGTGGTGGAGGCGGGCCCCAGCTACCGGCTGGTGACCGTCGATCCGTGCACGGGCGTCGTCACTTCGGGCCCCACGCTGTCGATCGCGGGAGGAACGGTGACACTCCCCGAGGGCTTGGCGTTCAGTGGGAACGGCAGCCCGCTCTACGTGGCCCTTAGTCAGAACGGCGTCGACAACGCTAGCGAGGCGCTCGCGAGCGTCAACGTCACCACGGGCGCGCTCACCGTGCTGGGCTCCAGCGCGGGTGACATTGACCTCATGACGCCCTACCAGGGCTCGCTCCTCGCCGTCGATGCGACGCTCTCGGGAACGTGGTCGTCCGCCTTCAGCTCCATCAACGCCACGACGAGCGCGCCGACCACCGTCTGGCCCGCGGCTGGCAACGCGCAGCTGACAGGGATTGCGGTCCACCCGACGACGTCGACTGTGTACGCCTGGCAGCTGGCGGGGTCCAATCCGTTCAATCTCGTGACCGTCAATGTGACGACAGGCGCCCTCACGCCGATTGGCGTCACCCACTCGGGTTCCAGCGTAGGTGGCTTCACCTTCGCCGCCGTCACCTGCCCCTGACGGTCGCGTGCGCAACGCCTGGCGCCCCGCGCCCGCGGCGCTCCTCCACCGTCCTCTCGCAAAAAAGGGAGGGCCCGCGCCGCCATTTTCGGTGGCGCGCGAATCCTTCTGCTTCGTTGGGGGCTCGAACTCCGACGACGTATGGCCTTCACCTTCCGAACCTCGATGCCGTGGGTGCTCCTCACCGCGCTCCCTCACCTGGTCGCTTGCGGCCACCCCCCCACGACCGATGGCCCGCCAGTCCCCGTGCTCGGCGCCGACGCGCTCAACCTGGCCCCCGCACGCGAGGAGCTCCTCGACACGCTCTATCGCACGAGCGGCACGGTCCGTGGTCGCTCGACGGCAGTCCTCACGAGCAAGACGACAGGCTACGTGCGCACGATTGCCGTAACGCCCGGCGCTCGCGTGGTCGCGGGCCAGCTTCTCGCAGTGCTTGAAGCCAACGACGTCGCGGCAGGCGTTCGGCGGACCCGCGCCGGCCTTGAGCAGTCGCTTGAAGCGAAGACGGAGGCCGAAAACGCGCTACGCGCGGCCCAGGTCGCGGCGCGCATCGCGAAGACCAGCCACGACCGCGCGGCGGCCTTGTTCGCGGAGAAGGCCGTGTCTCGCCAGGAGTTCGACGACACCGAGGCGCGTTGGCGCTCCGCCGCGGCGCAGGAAGCGATGGCCGAGGCGCGCGTTCGCTCGTCGGCGGCCCGCATCGACCAAGCGAAGGCCGAGGTCGGTGAGGCGCAGGCCACGCTCGACTACGCGCGCATCACGGCTCCCTTCGCGGGGCGCGTCATCGAGCGCCGCGCGGACCCGGGCAATCTCGCGACGCCGGGCATGCCCATCTTGGTCCTCGAGCAGGACGGCAGGCTGCGCGTCGAGACGTACGTTGAGGAGTCGCGCGCGGCGAGCGTCCTCTTGGGCGACGCCGTGACCGTCGACGTCGGTGCCACCGGCGCGCCCGCCACGGGACAGATCTCCGAAGTTGTGCCTGCCGTGGACGTCGCGTCCCGCGCGTTTCTCGTGAAGGTCGACCTCCCCGAAGAGACCCAGGGGCTGCGGCCTGGCATGTTCGCGCGCGTCACCTTCCGAACGGGGCAGAAGTCGCGGCTCGTCGTCCCCACGGCGGCCATCACCTCGCTCGGAGCGCTCGATCGCGTCTTCGTCGCCGAGGGCGATCGACTGAGGCTGCGGATGGTCACGCGCGGGGAAACGCAGGGACCGTGGACGGAGATTCTTTCGGGGCTCGGTCCCGGTGAGCGCGTCGTAGGCGCTCCCGGAACCGGCGCGAAGGACGGCGCTCGCCTCGGAGCAAAGCTGTGACCGCCCCCATCAAGCTCGGCGCCGCTGGCCGACTCGCGCGCGCGTTCATCCACTCCAAGCTGACGCCACTCTTGCTCGTCGCATCGGTGTTGCTCGGCGCGCTCGCCGTCTGGAAGCTTCCGCGCGAGGAGGAGCCGCAGATCGTCGTCCCCATGAGCGACGTCTTCGTGCGCATGCCTGGCGCCTCCGCCAAGGAGGTCGAACAGCGCGTCACCAAACCGCTCGAGCGCCTCCTGTGGGAGATCCCGGGGGTCGAATACGTCTATTCGACCTCCAGCCCCGGCCTCTCGTCGGTGATCGTTCGCTTCAAGGTCGGCGAGGACGAAGAGCGGAGCATGGTGCGCCTCCAGCAAAAGCTCGCGGCCCACATGGACATCGTCCCCCCGGGCGCCTCGGCGCCGCTCGTCAAGGTTCGGTCCATCGACGACGTCCCCGTTCTCGCGATCACGCTATGGAGCACCCGCTACTCGGGCTACGAGTTGCGGCGCGTGGCCGCCGAGCTTGGCCAACACGTCAAGCAGGTCCCCGGAGTGAGCGAGGTATCGATCACCGGCGGCGAGCGTCGTTCGGTGCGCGTGCTTCTCGACCCGGAAGCCATGACCGCTCGCGGTGTCACGCCCGTCCTCGTCGCCAACGCGATGGGCGCCGCCAACCAGCGGGTCGCTGCGGGAGCGATGAACACCGGTGATCGCGAGCTCCTGCTCGAGGTGGGCTCGGTGCTGACCAACGCCCGCGACGTCGGGAACGTCGTGGTGGCAGCGAGCGACGGCCACCCGGTCTTCGTGAGGGACGTCGCGCGCATCGTGGATGGCCCCGACGAACCGTCGACCTACGTGCGATTTGGCGCTGGCAGCGCCGCCGTGGACGACGAGCGAGCCGCCCGTGACGGCCCCGCGCCCGCGGTGACGCTCTCCATCGCAAAACACAAGGGCCTGAACGCCGTCGACGTCGTCGCGGACGTCACGCGCAAGCTCGATTCGCAGAAGGGGTCCTTGATCCCCGGCGACGTTCGCGTGTCGCTCACGCGCGACTACGGCGCTACCGCCGCCGAGAAGAGCAACGAGCTGCTCTTGCACATGGGCATCGCGGTCGTGAGCGTTGCGCTGCTCATTTGGCTGACGCTCGGCCGGCGTGAGTCGGCCATCGTCATGTTGGCCATCCCCGCGACGCTGGCGCTCACGCTGACGGTCTTCTGGCTCTACGGATACACGCTCAACCGCATCACGCTCTTCGCGCTCATCTTCTCGATCGGCATCTTGGTCGACGACGCCATCGTCGTCGTCGAGAACATCACGCGCCACTGCCGGCTGCCGGAGAACAAGGGCGTCAGCCCGACGGACATCGCCATCCGAGCCGTCGACGAGGTGGGGAACCCGACGATCCTCGCCACCATGACGGTCATCGCGGCGATCCTCCCGATGGCCTTCGTTGGCGGCCTCATGGGCCCCTACATACGACCCATCCCCATCGGCGCGACGGCGGCGATGCTCTTCTCGCTGCTCGTCGCCTTCGTCGTGACGCCGTGGGCCACCGTTCGACTCATGAAGTGCGGCGGCGAGCACGGCCACGAAGAGGTCGAAGGACGCCCTACCCTGCTCTACCGCCGCGTCATGGGCGCGCTCCTGGCGGTTGCCAGCCTGAGGCGGTGGTTCCTCGGCGGCGTCGTGGTGCTCCTCATCGGCGCCATGGGGCTCGTGGCCGTGAAGTGGGTTCGCGTGAAGATGCTGCCCTTCGACAACAAGAGCGAATTCCAGATCATCGTCGACATGCCCGAGGGCACATCGCTCGAACGCACCGACGCCGTCGCGCAGGCGGTCGCTGACGTCGTGGCCAAACAGCCCGAGGTCCGCTCCTACCAGACGTACGTGGGGACCTCGGGCCCCTACAACTTCAATGGCCTGGTGCGGCACTACTTCATGCGCCAGGGCTCCAACGTCGCCGACATCCAGGTCAACCTCGTGGAGCGGGGAGACCGCAAGGCTCAGAGCCACGCCATTGCCAAGCGCGTCCGCGAGGCCATCCGCCCCATCGCGGAAGCGTCGAAGGCGCGGCTTAAGGTGGCGGAGGTCCCGCCGGGACCGCCGGTGCTCGCGACGATGGTCGCCGAGATCTACGGCCCCGACTACGAGCGACAGGTCGCCGTCGCCAAGCAGGTGGAGCAGCTCCTCGAGCAGAGTGAGGGCGTCGTCGATGTGGACACCTACGTGGAGGACGACCTCGTGAAGGAGCGGCTCGTGGTCGACCGCGAGAAGGCGGCGCTGAGCGGCGTCAGTGAGGTCGAGATCGCACGAACGCTCCGCCTCGCGTCCAGCGGCGAGTCACCGGGCCTCGTACGCGACGAGCGCGAGAGTGAGGACGTGACCATCCAAGTGCGCCTCGATCGCGCCATGCGCTCTGATCTCGAACGTCTCCGGGCGCTGCGAGTGGCGGGCCGAGACGGCAAGCTCGTGAGCATCGGTGAGCTGGTCACGGTAGAGCGCACGCTCCAAGACAAGAGCATCTTTCACAAGAACCTCATGCCCGTCGTCTACGTGACGGCCGACGTGGCGGGCGCCGTCGAGAGCCCGGTCTACGCGATCCTGGCGCTGGGCCCGAAGCTCGACAAGATGGTCCTGCCGGAGGGCTACCGCCTCGAGCAACACACGGCCACGCAACCGTTCTTCAGCGACAAGCTCGCCATGAAGTGGGACGGCGAGTGGCACATCACCTACGAGGTCTTCCGCGATCTCGGGATGGCGTTCGCGGCCGTGCTCATCCTCATCTACGTGCTCAACGTTGCGTGGTTCCAGTCCTTCAAGACGCCGCTCGTCATCATGAGCGCGATTCCCTTCTCGCTCGTGGGCATTCTGCCGGCGCACGGTGCGCTAGGCGCGTTCTTCACCGCGACCTCGATGATCGGTTTCATCGCTGGCGCGGGCATCGTCGTGCGCAACTCCATCATCTTGGTCGACTTCATCGAGCAACGACT from Myxococcales bacterium includes:
- a CDS encoding NAD(P)H-binding protein — its product is MRAGARSRGSLIRTFLTGAGGYVGLHILRDLLEAGHEVTAVVRSPGKLGPFAEHRRLSIALTDLEDGARVADALPGHDACVHAALLWGDPRAELDVRDVAVAARLFDAAGSVGVKRCIYISSAAVHRPFSSEMCEESCLGASDLYGATKAAGELFLRAACAVHPMTGVVVRPGPVVGPPAFADGSFRSPDRIAEMVAAAVEGRPIEARRDDGRQFSDVSTVANVVRLLTAAPNPLPAYLCVDRDIITWERVAQLVVECLSSTSEVHVVTQDAERAIPRFRTERLERLTGGPAHAERALVAHIRHLARTLVASGAGLPAPA
- a CDS encoding DUF885 domain-containing protein, giving the protein MFATFDAVLDDLSPAEFTKYYGRCAALDVKLKTIDVTKLTLVEKIEHDKALSSLFDALARRDATTELWEQSNLVDVVDNLSLTPQVQTIRAKADIDALIAKYKEIPRYLQQRTDNLVAGAAKGLVASKPIVEASIANLKTYYGVVADNPFAALVFEDSVSQTDQDAWQPLVNTIVETVVVPAILKHAAELETKILPSARTTFGYGAMGTVGKTFYASQVKVHTGSTLSVDDIHALGLQRVSELDTAMRTNLTALSITDTKLSDALAKIQTQPEWTPATPAAAKTHVDGVVASLLKSEWVDDVWGLGTTVAAPSVDYVDDRAGSAYYVIGSDTFTIFTKDKPAFEHDAVVTHEFTHYLQDVAAKGLQANAISPYGSLFGSTSVVEGAALYAEMIRLEQPNAYKQGTVRGTALARLGAQGNLMLRAVRLVVDTGIHAKDWTRDQAIQYMKDRLTMADDEIEFEVDRYASFAGQALAYRVGAEGIRKAKEDTKARLGAAFSEKAFNKTMLELSGASLALVDEVAKSMK
- a CDS encoding efflux RND transporter periplasmic adaptor subunit; amino-acid sequence: MAFTFRTSMPWVLLTALPHLVACGHPPTTDGPPVPVLGADALNLAPAREELLDTLYRTSGTVRGRSTAVLTSKTTGYVRTIAVTPGARVVAGQLLAVLEANDVAAGVRRTRAGLEQSLEAKTEAENALRAAQVAARIAKTSHDRAAALFAEKAVSRQEFDDTEARWRSAAAQEAMAEARVRSSAARIDQAKAEVGEAQATLDYARITAPFAGRVIERRADPGNLATPGMPILVLEQDGRLRVETYVEESRAASVLLGDAVTVDVGATGAPATGQISEVVPAVDVASRAFLVKVDLPEETQGLRPGMFARVTFRTGQKSRLVVPTAAITSLGALDRVFVAEGDRLRLRMVTRGETQGPWTEILSGLGPGERVVGAPGTGAKDGARLGAKL
- a CDS encoding efflux RND transporter permease subunit, giving the protein MTAPIKLGAAGRLARAFIHSKLTPLLLVASVLLGALAVWKLPREEEPQIVVPMSDVFVRMPGASAKEVEQRVTKPLERLLWEIPGVEYVYSTSSPGLSSVIVRFKVGEDEERSMVRLQQKLAAHMDIVPPGASAPLVKVRSIDDVPVLAITLWSTRYSGYELRRVAAELGQHVKQVPGVSEVSITGGERRSVRVLLDPEAMTARGVTPVLVANAMGAANQRVAAGAMNTGDRELLLEVGSVLTNARDVGNVVVAASDGHPVFVRDVARIVDGPDEPSTYVRFGAGSAAVDDERAARDGPAPAVTLSIAKHKGLNAVDVVADVTRKLDSQKGSLIPGDVRVSLTRDYGATAAEKSNELLLHMGIAVVSVALLIWLTLGRRESAIVMLAIPATLALTLTVFWLYGYTLNRITLFALIFSIGILVDDAIVVVENITRHCRLPENKGVSPTDIAIRAVDEVGNPTILATMTVIAAILPMAFVGGLMGPYIRPIPIGATAAMLFSLLVAFVVTPWATVRLMKCGGEHGHEEVEGRPTLLYRRVMGALLAVASLRRWFLGGVVVLLIGAMGLVAVKWVRVKMLPFDNKSEFQIIVDMPEGTSLERTDAVAQAVADVVAKQPEVRSYQTYVGTSGPYNFNGLVRHYFMRQGSNVADIQVNLVERGDRKAQSHAIAKRVREAIRPIAEASKARLKVAEVPPGPPVLATMVAEIYGPDYERQVAVAKQVEQLLEQSEGVVDVDTYVEDDLVKERLVVDREKAALSGVSEVEIARTLRLASSGESPGLVRDERESEDVTIQVRLDRAMRSDLERLRALRVAGRDGKLVSIGELVTVERTLQDKSIFHKNLMPVVYVTADVAGAVESPVYAILALGPKLDKMVLPEGYRLEQHTATQPFFSDKLAMKWDGEWHITYEVFRDLGMAFAAVLILIYVLNVAWFQSFKTPLVIMSAIPFSLVGILPAHGALGAFFTATSMIGFIAGAGIVVRNSIILVDFIEQRLAEGATLERAVVDAGAIRFRPMLLTAAAVVAGAAVILFDPIFQGLAISLMAGEIASLALSRMTVPVVFFLMRRREQARERRAAPTPTAPSGPPLESAATS